A window of the Candidatus Paraluminiphilus aquimaris genome harbors these coding sequences:
- a CDS encoding ABC transporter permease, with the protein MLRFIFWRLIQAIPVIFVVITATFFLVRSAPGGPFDSEKAVLPEVKRALEAQYKLDLPLHEQYFAYLSDLGNGDLGPSFKYPGRSVNEILSSGLPVTAELGLYALSFALLIGVFAGVFAALKPNTRQDYIPMGLAMIGICMPSFLLGPLLVLIFGIYLDWLPIAGWGDLPGDKILPSITLGSAYAAYIARLSRAGMLEILSQDYIRTARAKGLPEWRVVTQHALRGGLIPVIAFLGPAFAGLLAGSFVVETIFQIPGLGRFYVQAAFNRDYTMILGTTVFLSTLIVFFNLISDVIAAWLNPRLRAQFKGAA; encoded by the coding sequence ATGCTGCGCTTTATTTTCTGGCGGCTAATCCAAGCGATTCCCGTTATTTTTGTCGTCATCACGGCCACATTCTTCTTGGTGCGCTCTGCGCCGGGTGGGCCCTTTGACAGTGAGAAAGCGGTTTTACCCGAGGTCAAACGCGCGCTGGAGGCCCAATACAAACTGGATCTTCCGCTGCATGAACAATATTTTGCCTACCTTAGCGACTTAGGTAATGGCGACCTGGGACCTTCTTTTAAATACCCAGGGCGCAGCGTCAATGAAATCCTTAGCAGTGGTCTTCCGGTAACCGCTGAGTTGGGTTTATACGCGCTAAGCTTCGCGCTCCTCATTGGCGTTTTCGCGGGTGTATTTGCCGCACTCAAACCCAACACGCGGCAGGACTATATTCCAATGGGGCTGGCGATGATTGGAATCTGTATGCCCTCTTTTCTCCTGGGTCCACTGCTGGTGCTCATTTTCGGCATCTACCTCGATTGGCTGCCGATTGCCGGATGGGGCGACCTTCCCGGCGATAAAATATTGCCATCAATCACGCTGGGGTCGGCCTATGCCGCGTACATCGCAAGACTTAGCCGGGCCGGCATGCTCGAAATTCTGTCGCAAGACTACATCCGCACGGCACGAGCCAAAGGCTTGCCCGAATGGCGTGTCGTTACACAACACGCCTTGCGCGGCGGATTGATACCCGTCATCGCGTTCCTTGGTCCCGCCTTCGCGGGCCTGCTTGCCGGCTCATTCGTTGTCGAGACGATCTTCCAAATACCCGGTTTGGGACGTTTTTACGTCCAGGCCGCCTTCAACCGCGACTACACGATGATCTTGGGAACGACGGTGTTCTTGTCGACGCTCATCGTATTCTTCAACCTGATCAGTGACGTCATCGCGGCGTGGCTCAATCCGCGTCTCCGCGCGCAGTTCAAAGGAGCCGCCTAA
- a CDS encoding ABC transporter permease, with product MNTEQIDYLAEAEDGSSLWQDAWLRLKKNRAAVAGGIVLITMVLLALLTPLIAPYGYEAQNLDLGASPPSAAHWLGTDIFGRDLLTQILYGGRISLAVGFIATAVALVIGVTWGAVAGYIGGRVDAAMMRFVDILYALPFMIFIILLMVVFGRNILLLFLAIGAVEWLTMARIMRTQVQALRQQEFVEAAISLGLSPRSIIFKHIVPNAIGPIIVYTTLTIPSVMLLEAFLSFLGLGIQPPQTSWGLLISYGAETMEEYPWLLIFPGLALTVTLFSLNFLGDGLRDALDVRGSKD from the coding sequence ATGAATACAGAGCAAATCGACTACCTTGCCGAGGCCGAGGATGGCTCATCTCTCTGGCAAGACGCCTGGTTGAGACTGAAGAAAAATAGAGCGGCCGTCGCTGGCGGCATTGTATTGATCACCATGGTGCTTCTCGCTCTGCTTACACCGTTGATTGCGCCCTATGGTTACGAGGCACAAAACCTCGATTTGGGCGCATCGCCGCCATCAGCCGCGCACTGGTTAGGCACTGATATTTTCGGAAGAGATCTACTGACCCAGATTCTGTATGGCGGGCGTATCTCTCTGGCAGTGGGTTTCATAGCAACCGCTGTGGCCCTCGTCATTGGTGTGACTTGGGGCGCTGTTGCTGGCTACATTGGAGGGCGCGTCGATGCAGCGATGATGCGATTTGTGGATATTCTGTACGCCCTACCCTTCATGATTTTTATCATTTTGCTCATGGTGGTGTTTGGCAGAAATATTCTCTTGTTGTTCCTAGCAATTGGCGCGGTTGAATGGTTGACCATGGCTCGAATCATGCGGACGCAAGTACAGGCCCTTCGCCAGCAGGAATTTGTTGAAGCAGCTATTTCGCTTGGACTCTCGCCAAGATCGATCATTTTCAAGCACATTGTCCCCAATGCGATCGGCCCAATTATCGTTTACACCACACTGACCATCCCAAGCGTCATGTTGCTGGAGGCCTTCTTAAGCTTCCTCGGCTTAGGTATCCAGCCACCACAAACCAGCTGGGGACTGCTTATCAGCTATGGGGCGGAAACGATGGAAGAGTACCCGTGGCTCCTTATCTTCCCGGGACTTGCACTCACCGTAACCCTATTCTCACTTAACTTCCTCGGCGATGGTTTGCGCGACGCGCTCGACGTTCGCGGCTCTAAGGATTAA
- the dusA gene encoding tRNA dihydrouridine(20/20a) synthase DusA, whose protein sequence is MSIDTDQKPYSPWRFSTAPCMDWTDRHCRYFWRLMSKHTRVYTEMVTTGALIHGDAHRHLRFNEEEHPVALQLGGSSPRDLAISAKMGAEYGYDEINLNCGCPSDRVQNGAFGACLMREAELVRDCVSAMNDAVDIPVTVKHRLGIDEDNSYDVVRDFVGTVAEGGSAVFIAHARNAWLKGLSPKENREVPPLKYEWVHQLKRDFPHLTIVINGGITSLEECQTQLAHVDGVMLGREPYQNPWLVSDVDGVLFDGVGSGHTRLSIAEALIPYLEQVLSEGGKLNHVLRHVLGLYQRQPGGKQFRRILSEGMHSEGAGIELFEQAVAQTQALIERRRA, encoded by the coding sequence ATGAGTATCGATACCGACCAAAAACCTTATTCACCCTGGCGATTCAGTACAGCCCCTTGCATGGACTGGACAGATCGACATTGTCGCTATTTTTGGCGATTGATGAGCAAGCACACCAGAGTCTATACGGAAATGGTGACAACCGGCGCCCTTATTCACGGGGATGCGCACAGGCACTTACGGTTCAATGAAGAGGAGCACCCCGTTGCGTTACAGTTAGGGGGTAGCTCTCCTCGCGATCTTGCTATCTCTGCCAAGATGGGCGCGGAATATGGCTATGACGAGATCAACCTCAACTGCGGCTGTCCCTCGGATCGGGTCCAAAATGGCGCCTTTGGTGCCTGCCTCATGCGCGAGGCCGAGCTTGTGCGAGACTGTGTCAGCGCCATGAATGACGCAGTCGACATCCCGGTCACAGTTAAACACCGACTGGGCATCGATGAAGACAATAGCTACGACGTTGTCCGAGATTTTGTGGGAACCGTGGCCGAGGGCGGCAGTGCAGTGTTTATAGCTCATGCACGAAACGCTTGGTTAAAGGGGCTTTCACCTAAAGAAAACCGGGAAGTGCCGCCCTTAAAATACGAGTGGGTCCATCAGCTAAAGCGCGATTTCCCTCACCTTACGATCGTGATTAACGGCGGTATTACGTCGCTCGAGGAATGCCAAACCCAGTTGGCCCATGTGGATGGTGTGATGCTGGGGCGAGAGCCCTATCAGAACCCCTGGTTAGTCAGTGACGTCGATGGGGTGTTATTCGACGGCGTCGGTTCTGGTCACACGCGCCTGTCCATTGCTGAGGCCTTGATACCGTATTTGGAACAGGTGCTCTCAGAGGGGGGGAAACTTAATCACGTTCTTCGGCATGTACTCGGCCTGTACCAGCGCCAACCGGGCGGAAAGCAGTTCAGACGAATTCTGAGCGAAGGTATGCACAGCGAGGGCGCGGGTATCGAATTATTTGAGCAGGCGGTTGCACAAACTCAAGCACTGATAGAGCGCCGTCGCGCCTAA
- a CDS encoding peptide ABC transporter substrate-binding protein, producing MRCFRSFLAVSCLALLAGCGSGESNVESGNREGLLHYGNGAEPQGLDPHVVTGVPENHLIRALFEGLAVKNPKTLEPEPGVAERWEISDDGTVYTFYINPDAKWSNGESITASDYVWSWHRALHPDTGALYAYMLYPIANSEAYSKREITDFNEVGVKALDDLTLQVTLNAPTPYFLQLMDHYSSFAVHPETLLQHGKMTDRFTPWTRVGNIVSNGAFTLEEWSLNRRIIMKKNDHYWDRDNVALNGVVFYPTENVVSEERMFRAEQLHYTQVVPLDKIPGYRETGNPSYVQAPYLGTYYYLVNTERPPVDNVLVRRALSLALDRDTLTRTVLQDTAIPAYSITPPDTLGYNPPKLFAHDPEKARQLLADAGYPNGEGWPGLEIIYNTQEAHRKIAVAVQQMWKRELNIDITIANQEWKVYLDSVSQRNFQVARRGWIGDYVDANNFLDLFITDGGNNNTGYANEVYDDIILNRAPKAKSRDERYGLFYEAETMLMQEMPIIPIYTYTSKHLVHPSVEGIYPNLMDSLNLKYVTLHPERRLNEEAN from the coding sequence ATGCGTTGTTTTCGATCGTTTTTAGCCGTCAGCTGCCTCGCGCTGCTGGCAGGGTGTGGTAGTGGTGAGAGTAATGTGGAGTCCGGAAATCGAGAGGGGCTTTTGCATTACGGAAATGGTGCAGAACCCCAAGGTCTTGATCCCCATGTGGTGACAGGAGTTCCCGAAAACCACCTTATTCGCGCACTTTTTGAAGGCCTTGCGGTCAAAAACCCTAAGACGCTAGAGCCAGAGCCCGGTGTTGCCGAGCGCTGGGAAATCAGCGATGACGGCACGGTCTACACGTTCTATATCAATCCAGATGCCAAGTGGAGCAACGGAGAGTCCATCACCGCCTCCGATTATGTTTGGTCGTGGCATCGTGCGCTGCACCCGGATACGGGCGCGCTGTACGCTTACATGCTCTACCCCATTGCTAATTCAGAGGCCTATTCGAAGCGCGAGATCACTGACTTCAATGAGGTCGGCGTCAAAGCCTTGGATGACCTCACGCTGCAAGTGACGTTAAACGCGCCGACGCCGTACTTTTTGCAGCTCATGGATCACTACAGTAGCTTTGCTGTGCACCCCGAGACCTTACTGCAACACGGGAAGATGACAGATCGATTTACTCCATGGACGCGGGTTGGGAACATTGTGAGCAATGGCGCCTTCACCTTGGAAGAATGGTCTCTCAACCGACGCATTATCATGAAGAAAAACGATCACTATTGGGACCGTGACAATGTTGCGCTCAATGGTGTGGTGTTCTACCCAACCGAAAACGTGGTGAGTGAAGAGCGCATGTTCCGCGCAGAGCAGTTGCACTACACCCAAGTCGTGCCCCTAGACAAAATTCCGGGCTACCGCGAGACCGGGAACCCAAGTTACGTTCAAGCGCCTTATTTGGGCACCTACTACTACCTCGTAAACACTGAGCGACCACCAGTGGACAACGTTTTAGTCCGCCGCGCGCTATCGCTCGCCTTGGATCGCGATACGCTGACACGGACCGTACTGCAAGACACGGCCATTCCAGCCTACAGCATCACACCGCCCGATACGCTTGGCTACAATCCGCCAAAACTGTTTGCTCATGACCCCGAAAAGGCGCGTCAATTACTCGCGGACGCGGGCTACCCAAATGGCGAGGGTTGGCCGGGACTTGAGATCATCTACAACACCCAAGAAGCGCACCGCAAAATCGCTGTCGCCGTGCAGCAAATGTGGAAGCGCGAGTTAAACATCGACATTACAATCGCGAACCAAGAGTGGAAGGTGTACCTCGACTCTGTGTCCCAGCGGAATTTCCAGGTGGCGCGCCGAGGTTGGATTGGTGATTACGTGGACGCTAACAACTTCCTTGATCTCTTCATAACCGACGGCGGGAATAACAATACGGGCTATGCCAACGAAGTCTACGACGACATTATTTTAAATCGCGCACCGAAAGCCAAAAGTCGAGATGAGCGTTATGGGTTGTTCTATGAAGCTGAGACTATGCTGATGCAGGAAATGCCCATCATCCCAATTTACACCTACACGAGTAAGCACTTAGTGCACCCAAGCGTAGAAGGCATTTACCCCAACCTGATGGACTCATTGAACCTTAAATACGTGACGTTGCATCCCGAACGTCGCTTAAACGAGGAGGCGAACTGA
- a CDS encoding ABC transporter ATP-binding protein gives MSLLTVNDLSVSFVTRNGTTKAVQNISFSVEPKSITAIIGESGSGKSVSCYALLGLIPQPPGRVDSGSAHFDGRDLLALSERELRGVRGSDIAMIFQDPMTCLNPYMRIGEQLIEPLLVHGVADKTTATARAVALLDEVGIRNPESAMNAYPFEFSGGMRQRVMIAMALITEPKLLIADEPTTALDVTIQAQILRLIKSLQEKRDIGVLFISHDLAVVSDIADQIVVMEKGHVVEQGSPTDIFSGAQHPYTQKLLAAIPSGEAPPADTSRTPFITASNLKTYFTSENSDEPVKAVDDVSLTINRGEVLGLVGESGSGKSTFGRSLLRLTPITSGKIAFDGVNVGELDRGSLKTLRRRMQMIFQDPYASLNPRMTVYDTLAEPLLLHKIVDRSNLDAAIKSLMDNVGLSRAFAKKYPHEFSGGQRQRIAIGRALATKPEFIVADEPVSALDVTIQAQILDLLKDLKDEYGLTMLFVSHDLAVIRQIADRVAVLYHGKLEEVGETASVFNTPTSDYTKRLLAAIPGKTAA, from the coding sequence ATGAGTCTATTAACCGTTAATGATTTAAGCGTCAGCTTTGTCACGCGAAATGGAACGACAAAGGCCGTCCAGAACATCAGCTTTTCGGTAGAGCCGAAGTCCATCACCGCCATTATTGGCGAGAGTGGCTCGGGTAAATCCGTTTCGTGCTACGCCCTGCTGGGTCTCATTCCACAACCGCCAGGTCGTGTGGACTCGGGTAGCGCGCACTTCGATGGCAGAGATCTGCTGGCGCTCTCAGAACGTGAGTTAAGGGGCGTACGCGGCTCCGACATTGCCATGATCTTCCAAGACCCAATGACATGTTTGAATCCTTACATGCGCATTGGTGAGCAGTTAATAGAGCCCTTACTAGTACACGGTGTCGCCGATAAAACGACGGCCACAGCTCGTGCTGTCGCCCTGCTTGATGAGGTCGGTATAAGAAACCCTGAGTCGGCGATGAATGCCTACCCCTTTGAGTTTTCAGGTGGTATGCGCCAGCGAGTTATGATTGCGATGGCACTGATTACCGAGCCAAAACTGCTGATAGCGGACGAGCCCACAACGGCGCTTGACGTCACCATTCAGGCACAGATTCTTCGACTGATTAAGTCACTGCAAGAGAAGCGTGATATTGGCGTGCTGTTCATCAGTCACGACCTTGCCGTGGTTTCCGATATTGCCGATCAGATTGTGGTGATGGAGAAGGGGCATGTGGTTGAACAAGGGTCGCCCACCGATATTTTTTCGGGCGCACAGCACCCGTACACACAGAAGCTTCTTGCGGCCATTCCAAGTGGCGAGGCACCGCCCGCAGACACATCACGCACACCATTTATTACCGCGAGCAACCTCAAGACTTACTTCACAAGCGAAAACAGTGATGAGCCCGTCAAAGCCGTCGATGATGTTTCGCTGACGATTAACCGTGGCGAGGTTTTGGGACTCGTAGGCGAATCCGGCAGTGGAAAATCAACCTTTGGACGCTCTCTTCTTCGCCTAACCCCCATCACCTCAGGCAAGATCGCGTTCGATGGCGTGAATGTTGGGGAGCTGGACCGTGGAAGCTTGAAAACCCTGCGTCGTCGGATGCAGATGATATTCCAGGATCCCTACGCGTCCCTGAATCCGCGAATGACGGTATACGACACGCTGGCTGAGCCACTCTTACTCCATAAGATTGTTGACCGCTCGAACCTTGATGCGGCGATCAAATCGCTTATGGATAACGTGGGGTTATCGCGTGCTTTTGCCAAGAAATACCCGCATGAGTTTTCGGGGGGACAGCGACAGCGCATAGCGATTGGTCGGGCATTGGCCACCAAACCTGAATTCATTGTCGCCGATGAGCCGGTTTCGGCACTCGACGTGACCATTCAAGCCCAGATTCTCGATCTACTGAAAGACCTCAAAGACGAGTACGGACTGACCATGTTGTTTGTCTCTCATGACCTGGCCGTTATTCGACAAATTGCCGATCGCGTTGCTGTTCTGTATCACGGGAAGCTTGAGGAAGTTGGCGAGACCGCATCGGTATTTAATACCCCTACCAGCGACTACACAAAGCGCCTCTTAGCCGCTATTCCTGGGAAAACGGCTGCCTAG
- a CDS encoding VacJ family lipoprotein produces MRSLLSMLTYGFVVISIVLVPALASANDDPFESLNREILEFNDAADAAVLRPIAVVYDDIMPMPIRRGLMNAYDNLTDINGALNAVLQGRPVRAGKNTGRVLINTTLGLFGVLDVASDMGIDRYKTDFGHTLARWGVPEGPYVMMPFLGPYTVRAGVGDITDSFMSANDYLVDDDRITWGSRGWRALEYRADLLEAEELITGDRYVFIRDAYLQNREALVNDGVIIDTFSDFEDEDWDEEF; encoded by the coding sequence GTGCGTAGCTTACTCTCCATGCTCACTTATGGGTTCGTCGTTATATCGATAGTTCTCGTACCGGCCTTGGCAAGTGCCAATGACGACCCGTTCGAGTCGTTAAACCGCGAAATATTGGAATTTAATGACGCGGCCGATGCAGCGGTACTGCGGCCTATTGCCGTGGTCTACGATGACATTATGCCAATGCCGATCCGCCGCGGATTAATGAATGCTTACGATAATTTGACTGACATTAATGGCGCGTTAAATGCCGTCTTGCAGGGCCGCCCCGTCAGAGCAGGTAAGAACACCGGGCGCGTGCTGATCAATACGACGCTGGGTTTATTTGGCGTTCTTGATGTCGCATCAGACATGGGAATCGATCGGTACAAGACGGATTTTGGGCATACGCTTGCCCGCTGGGGGGTACCAGAAGGCCCCTATGTGATGATGCCATTTTTGGGCCCGTACACAGTTCGTGCCGGCGTTGGCGATATTACCGATAGTTTCATGTCAGCGAACGACTACCTTGTAGACGACGATCGTATTACGTGGGGGTCGCGCGGATGGCGTGCTCTGGAATATCGAGCGGATCTACTTGAGGCTGAAGAGCTGATTACAGGAGACCGTTATGTCTTTATCCGTGACGCCTACCTTCAGAACAGAGAGGCACTGGTGAATGACGGTGTGATTATCGATACGTTTTCCGACTTTGAAGACGAAGATTGGGACGAGGAGTTTTAG
- a CDS encoding alkaline phosphatase D family protein yields MNINRRRVLQGMTAGVGIMGASRMSYASTRSYGFTHGIASGDPLSDRVILWTRYLPKAGASKVDGQLSEIIWQVADDASFTRLVASGTAATHAGRDYTVKVDATGLEAGKRYFYRFRVNGEYSPTGSTKTLPVGDVAQFRMAVASCSNYPQGYFHAYDDIAKSDLDVVLHLGDYIYEYARGVYVNPIAEETLGRAVEPENEILTLDDYRARYAVYRADKDLQAAHASHPWICVWDDHELMNNTWKAGAQNHNEGEGDFDERIAMARKVYHEWMPIRTAAQTDQAPIYRQFQVGNLADLIMLDTRLHGRDEQLIYQRDIPKAGGAEAFVKELLMNPNRTILGAEQENWLASQLAAGRDRGATWQIIGQQVLMGKLIAPVLSKDAIDSMALPKYYRERLEGMREIAEAGLPMNLDAWDGYPVCRERIHAVFKRFAKNPVVLAGDTHNGWAFNMQDQEGDAIGVEIGTPGITSPGMEAYLPAPPDVLRKALKASSKELYDLDTARRGWTHIEFTPEATTSKWRFVSTILESRYSISESEPIVCKVGEKQFG; encoded by the coding sequence ATGAACATTAATCGTCGACGCGTTTTGCAAGGAATGACCGCGGGTGTAGGAATTATGGGCGCGAGCCGCATGAGCTATGCATCCACGAGGTCCTATGGGTTTACCCACGGTATTGCGTCGGGCGATCCGCTATCAGACCGCGTCATTCTCTGGACTCGTTATCTTCCAAAGGCGGGTGCTTCCAAAGTGGACGGTCAATTGAGTGAAATTATCTGGCAGGTGGCTGATGACGCGTCCTTTACGCGATTAGTCGCTAGTGGAACTGCGGCCACCCATGCCGGGCGCGACTACACGGTGAAAGTCGATGCGACAGGGCTAGAAGCAGGTAAGCGCTACTTTTACCGCTTCAGGGTGAACGGTGAGTATTCGCCGACCGGCAGTACTAAAACGTTGCCTGTGGGTGATGTCGCGCAGTTTCGCATGGCAGTGGCTTCCTGCTCCAACTATCCACAGGGCTATTTTCATGCGTATGACGATATCGCGAAAAGCGATCTTGATGTGGTGCTGCACCTAGGAGATTACATTTATGAATATGCCCGCGGCGTCTACGTAAACCCTATTGCCGAGGAGACCCTAGGTAGAGCCGTTGAGCCCGAGAATGAAATTCTGACGCTGGACGATTACCGGGCTCGATACGCGGTTTATCGTGCGGACAAAGATTTACAAGCGGCACATGCCTCGCATCCATGGATTTGTGTCTGGGATGATCATGAGCTCATGAATAACACCTGGAAGGCCGGCGCTCAGAACCATAATGAGGGAGAGGGTGACTTTGATGAGCGCATTGCGATGGCGCGTAAGGTTTATCACGAATGGATGCCGATTCGCACCGCAGCGCAAACTGACCAAGCACCAATCTACCGGCAGTTTCAGGTCGGGAATCTCGCTGACCTGATTATGCTCGATACGCGACTCCACGGTCGCGATGAGCAGCTCATTTACCAACGTGATATCCCTAAAGCGGGCGGAGCAGAGGCCTTCGTTAAAGAATTGTTGATGAATCCCAATCGCACCATTTTAGGTGCCGAGCAGGAGAATTGGTTGGCCTCACAACTTGCGGCGGGCCGCGATCGAGGTGCGACATGGCAAATCATTGGCCAGCAAGTGCTGATGGGGAAGCTCATCGCACCTGTCCTCTCAAAAGACGCCATCGATAGCATGGCACTGCCAAAATACTATCGCGAGCGATTAGAGGGTATGCGAGAAATCGCTGAGGCAGGATTACCTATGAATCTCGACGCCTGGGATGGTTATCCGGTCTGCCGCGAGCGCATACACGCCGTCTTTAAGCGGTTTGCCAAGAACCCCGTTGTCCTGGCCGGCGATACTCACAATGGCTGGGCTTTCAATATGCAGGATCAAGAGGGGGACGCCATTGGCGTTGAGATTGGTACGCCGGGCATCACCAGCCCAGGAATGGAGGCTTACTTACCGGCCCCACCAGATGTATTGAGAAAGGCCCTCAAGGCGAGCAGCAAGGAACTCTACGACCTCGATACAGCGAGGCGCGGCTGGACTCATATCGAGTTTACACCTGAGGCGACCACCTCTAAGTGGCGATTTGTCTCTACGATTCTCGAAAGTCGTTACTCGATTTCCGAGAGCGAACCCATTGTTTGCAAAGTCGGCGAAAAGCAGTTCGGGTAA